One window of Dysgonomonas mossii genomic DNA carries:
- a CDS encoding superoxide dismutase: MKFELPKLPYATNALEPVIGQQTIELHYGKHLQTYITNLNNLIQGTKFENADLETIVKESDGAIFNNAGQTLNHNIYFLSFSPNGGGEPKGKLAEAINAEWGSFENFKKEFVTAGTGVFGSGWVWLAKDNAGKLQITKEPNAGNPITKGLTPLLGFDVWEHAYYLDYQNRRADHLAELWKIIDWNAVEARY; the protein is encoded by the coding sequence ATGAAATTTGAATTACCAAAGTTGCCGTATGCAACAAATGCTCTAGAACCTGTAATTGGTCAACAAACAATTGAATTACATTATGGTAAACACCTTCAGACTTATATTACAAATCTGAACAATCTGATTCAAGGTACTAAGTTTGAAAATGCAGACCTAGAAACAATCGTAAAAGAAAGCGATGGAGCTATCTTTAACAATGCCGGCCAGACATTGAACCACAACATATATTTCCTTTCATTCAGCCCTAACGGTGGCGGCGAACCTAAAGGTAAACTTGCCGAAGCGATCAATGCTGAGTGGGGATCTTTCGAAAACTTCAAGAAAGAATTTGTAACAGCCGGTACAGGAGTATTTGGTTCAGGATGGGTATGGCTTGCAAAAGATAATGCAGGAAAGCTACAAATAACAAAAGAACCTAATGCAGGAAATCCGATTACAAAAGGATTAACTCCACTATTGGGCTTTGACGTATGGGAACATGCATATTACCTAGACTATCAAAACCGTCGCGCAGACCATCTTGCTGAACTTTGGAAGATTATCGACTGGAATGCAGTAGAAGCTCGCTATTAA
- a CDS encoding DUF1398 domain-containing protein has protein sequence MFTLRQIEDAHSKVKSGADFPQYIRDLIAMGVSRYSIYVNDGHAEYVGNDGHTVLSEAEYEKLHIISDTDIIKFKEYLRAHQQGKTNYFIFCENSAETGIYKWEIDTANKTCIYYDSFGNFVLEEKIPI, from the coding sequence ATGTTTACACTCCGTCAAATAGAAGACGCTCATTCTAAAGTTAAGAGTGGTGCTGACTTTCCTCAGTATATCCGTGATCTTATTGCCATGGGGGTATCAAGGTATTCTATTTATGTGAATGATGGTCATGCCGAATACGTCGGCAATGATGGACACACAGTTTTGTCGGAGGCTGAATATGAAAAATTACATATAATATCTGATACTGATATTATAAAATTTAAGGAGTATCTGAGAGCACATCAACAAGGTAAGACTAATTACTTTATTTTTTGTGAGAATTCGGCAGAAACAGGGATTTATAAATGGGAAATAGATACAGCAAATAAGACTTGTATTTACTATGACTCATTTGGGAACTTTGTCCTAGAAGAAAAAATACCGATATGA
- a CDS encoding helix-turn-helix transcriptional regulator, whose amino-acid sequence MLFLESSSILSEVIEDNHQLIPVVNRFGIKLGLGDKSIGEICDSVGVNTEFFLVILNTFLNEDYFPQKKLQKFDIQLVIKYLKQTDAYLIHGQLYNFEKHLKAFIGMSDPNNAQMKLISRLFSEFKEELMVQIEQGMVNGDAPLALLTDLKSIIIKHISGNFNENMCYAVIFTIDSFQKDLEKHNRIREKVLKPMIDELSESGIEDLQELFVSGRITRDNKRQPLSERELDVLRLIALGFLNKEVADKLNISLNTVLSHRKNITAKLGIKTVSGLIFYCITHGYISADEIEL is encoded by the coding sequence ATGCTTTTTTTAGAATCATCATCCATTTTATCGGAAGTAATAGAAGATAATCATCAGTTGATACCTGTTGTTAATCGTTTTGGAATCAAGCTCGGACTTGGTGATAAAAGTATAGGCGAGATATGCGATTCGGTTGGAGTAAATACAGAATTTTTTCTTGTAATACTGAATACTTTTCTTAACGAAGATTATTTTCCTCAAAAGAAGCTTCAGAAGTTCGATATTCAGCTTGTCATTAAGTATTTGAAGCAGACAGACGCGTATCTGATTCATGGGCAGTTATACAACTTTGAGAAGCATCTGAAAGCTTTCATCGGTATGAGCGATCCCAACAATGCCCAGATGAAACTCATCAGCAGGCTGTTCTCCGAATTTAAAGAGGAATTAATGGTTCAGATAGAGCAGGGAATGGTAAATGGAGATGCTCCTCTTGCCTTGTTGACCGATCTCAAGAGCATTATAATAAAGCATATATCGGGTAATTTTAATGAGAATATGTGTTATGCTGTTATATTTACAATAGACAGCTTTCAGAAAGATCTGGAGAAGCATAATCGCATAAGAGAAAAGGTGCTGAAACCAATGATTGACGAATTGTCCGAATCGGGAATTGAAGATCTGCAAGAACTTTTTGTTAGCGGACGCATTACGCGTGATAACAAAAGGCAGCCTCTGTCTGAACGAGAACTGGATGTCCTTCGTCTTATTGCATTAGGCTTTTTAAATAAAGAGGTGGCAGATAAATTAAATATAAGTTTGAACACAGTGCTTTCGCACAGAAAAAATATAACAGCTAAGCTGGGAATAAAAACAGT
- a CDS encoding DUF4421 domain-containing protein, translated as MFLIVRILKYCKFIFLLIFLLTPFIIRAQVDSTYIQPYEHELSVKPHVYYKYTSLTHEIDDNNEITYMPNSPVSLGLGITYKNYSISGGYGFGFMRDKDRGKTAIFDFQYHYYGRKFIADVFFQRYKGFYTEQNDEVFTLYPDISIIQYGVFGQYVFNNKKFSYKAAFNQSEKQLKSSGSWQLGGGIYYNQVRSDSTLQLNQYKRLRNYQLSVSGGYVYNWIISKNFYLSGGVSVGLNIGTENLSSFKKVEISPSVFPRISMGYNSEDWSIGLSVVVNQIYVANSKLLKMTLNTGTMQMSYTKRFSVAPKFVKKIKYIN; from the coding sequence ATGTTTCTTATTGTTAGAATTTTAAAGTATTGTAAATTTATATTTCTTCTAATATTTTTATTAACTCCTTTTATAATCCGGGCTCAGGTAGATAGTACATATATTCAACCGTATGAACATGAGCTGTCTGTGAAACCTCATGTATATTATAAATATACTTCACTAACTCATGAGATAGATGATAATAATGAAATAACCTATATGCCCAATAGTCCTGTGAGTTTGGGACTAGGCATCACGTACAAAAATTATTCTATAAGTGGGGGGTATGGGTTTGGATTTATGCGCGATAAGGATCGCGGAAAGACGGCGATATTTGACTTTCAATATCATTACTATGGAAGAAAATTTATCGCTGATGTTTTTTTTCAACGATATAAAGGTTTTTATACTGAGCAAAATGATGAGGTATTTACTCTGTATCCCGATATAAGTATCATTCAATATGGAGTGTTTGGGCAATATGTATTCAATAATAAGAAATTTTCTTATAAAGCAGCATTTAACCAAAGTGAAAAGCAACTCAAATCTTCCGGAAGCTGGCAATTGGGTGGAGGAATATACTACAATCAAGTACGCTCTGATAGTACATTACAGCTAAACCAATATAAGAGATTAAGAAACTATCAATTGAGTGTTAGTGGAGGATATGTTTATAATTGGATAATCAGTAAAAACTTCTATTTATCGGGAGGAGTTTCAGTGGGCCTCAATATAGGAACGGAGAATCTGAGCTCTTTCAAAAAAGTTGAAATCTCCCCATCCGTATTTCCTCGTATATCTATGGGGTACAATTCGGAGGATTGGTCTATTGGTTTGTCTGTGGTTGTGAATCAGATATATGTTGCTAATTCTAAGCTGTTGAAAATGACTTTAAATACGGGAACTATGCAGATGAGCTACACTAAACGATTTAGTGTTGCTCCTAAATTTGTGAAGAAAATAAAATATATCAATTAA